One Cyanobacteriota bacterium DNA window includes the following coding sequences:
- a CDS encoding mechanosensitive ion channel: protein MDGTIQAFGLTMPMMLQGLLLAQADGASSASGIFGLSQDFLNSEPVKVALNLLSAIAILIVGWIIAIVAAAITKSLLHQTKIDDNIAAWFKGQQGQQSASAPSAEKWGATIVFWIVMLFVLVAFLNALQLEVVSQPLNSFLNKIFAYLPQFGAAVAWLAGGWLLATGVKLLLTRGLQTFRLDDRLNEALGATAESSPLLLNETLGNALFWFILVFALYFALGTLGLQQQLQPLENLLRQILAAVPRIVTAVIIAVVGWVAARISRGFISNLLSATGIDQAGARAGLSPEAGRQSPSWIIGTVVYTLILIVVGVAALEELDIQGISEPAKSMLQQTFDTLPQVFAAILTLVVAFVVGRYLGDLVASILAAVGFNNVFTWLGLPTPVAPQQPVDAPAEGQPATGDVPVRTPSEIVGTIVLVGIMLFAVLFAINILQFKELSVLMAGLMAILGRVLVGVLVFGVGLYLANLVFRLIASSGSGQARVLAQTARIVIIAFVIAMSLQQIGIATNIVNLAFGLILGSIAVAVAIAFGLGGRDIAAEQIRQWIDAFKRQ from the coding sequence ATGGATGGGACTATCCAAGCATTTGGCTTAACAATGCCCATGATGCTTCAAGGTTTGCTGTTGGCTCAAGCTGACGGCGCATCATCGGCATCTGGTATTTTTGGTTTATCACAAGACTTTCTCAATTCAGAGCCTGTAAAGGTTGCTCTTAATCTATTGTCAGCGATCGCAATTCTGATCGTTGGCTGGATTATTGCGATCGTTGCTGCAGCAATTACCAAGTCACTGTTACATCAGACAAAAATTGATGACAATATCGCCGCTTGGTTTAAGGGACAGCAGGGACAGCAAAGTGCCTCGGCACCCTCAGCAGAAAAATGGGGCGCGACGATCGTCTTTTGGATTGTCATGCTGTTTGTATTGGTAGCGTTCCTCAACGCTCTCCAGCTAGAGGTTGTGTCTCAACCACTAAATAGTTTTCTCAACAAGATTTTTGCCTATTTGCCTCAGTTTGGTGCAGCCGTTGCGTGGTTGGCTGGTGGCTGGCTGTTGGCAACGGGGGTAAAGCTGCTACTAACCCGTGGCTTGCAAACTTTTCGCCTAGACGATCGCCTAAATGAAGCGCTCGGTGCAACGGCTGAGTCTAGTCCCCTCTTGTTAAACGAAACTTTAGGCAATGCCCTATTTTGGTTCATTCTAGTATTTGCCCTCTATTTCGCCCTGGGCACCCTTGGCCTGCAACAGCAACTGCAACCCCTAGAAAACCTGCTCAGGCAAATTTTGGCAGCAGTACCGCGAATTGTCACCGCCGTTATTATTGCTGTGGTTGGTTGGGTAGCTGCCCGCATTTCTCGTGGATTTATCAGCAACCTGCTGTCAGCAACCGGGATTGACCAAGCAGGAGCGCGGGCTGGCCTCAGTCCTGAGGCTGGTAGGCAATCTCCCTCTTGGATTATCGGTACGGTGGTCTACACCCTGATTTTGATTGTCGTCGGTGTAGCAGCATTAGAAGAACTGGACATTCAGGGTATTTCTGAGCCAGCAAAGTCCATGCTTCAGCAGACCTTTGATACCTTGCCGCAGGTGTTTGCTGCTATTCTCACCCTTGTGGTGGCCTTTGTAGTTGGGCGTTACCTAGGGGACTTAGTAGCCAGCATCTTGGCTGCTGTTGGTTTCAATAATGTATTTACGTGGTTGGGGCTACCTACACCAGTAGCTCCTCAGCAACCAGTAGATGCTCCAGCGGAGGGTCAACCTGCCACGGGGGATGTTCCAGTGCGCACGCCATCAGAAATTGTGGGCACGATCGTCCTGGTTGGCATTATGCTGTTTGCTGTTCTGTTTGCAATCAACATCCTGCAATTCAAGGAACTATCTGTCTTGATGGCAGGTTTGATGGCTATTCTCGGTCGGGTTCTGGTCGGTGTACTGGTTTTTGGCGTAGGCCTCTACTTGGCGAACCTCGTATTCCGGCTCATTGCTAGCTCTGGTAGCGGACAAGCCCGCGTCTTGGCACAAACTGCCCGCATTGTGATCATTGCTTTTGTGATTGCTATGTCGTTACAACAGATTGGCATTGCTACCAACATTGTTAACTTGGCATTTGGCCTCATTCTAGGGTCGATCGCCGTCGCTGTTGCCATTGCCTTTGGTTTGGGTGGACGAGATATAGCCGCCGAGCAAATTCGCCAGTGGATTGATGCTTTCAAGCGGCAGTAG
- a CDS encoding DNA cytosine methyltransferase — protein MRTVDLFCGCGGLSLGFQNAGFDIVAAFDSWLPAIEVYKNNFRHPIFNMDLSKSDACETIAQLKPEIIIGGPPCQDFSSAGKRDESLGRADLTLSFADIIAYIKPQWFVMENVERIAKSQVLRSALQIFKESEYGLTSVMLDASLCGVPQVRKRYFLIGQLHGIDDALNYYLRKNQSKKPMTVFDYLGHSLGIEYFYRHPRSYKRRAVFSIYEPSPTVRGVNRPIPKTYKKHKGDPCDITEDLRPLTTIERSYIQTFPKTFKFEGNKTDLEQMIGNAVPVKLAEYVAKCILEYIRDDSNNVYHFPDIQLKLFESIYGYGRHV, from the coding sequence ATGAGGACAGTTGATCTATTTTGTGGTTGTGGAGGTTTGTCACTTGGTTTCCAAAATGCTGGATTTGACATAGTCGCAGCGTTTGATTCTTGGCTGCCGGCGATTGAAGTGTACAAGAATAACTTTCGGCATCCTATTTTTAATATGGATCTTTCAAAAAGCGATGCGTGTGAAACTATCGCTCAATTAAAACCAGAAATAATCATTGGGGGACCTCCATGCCAGGATTTTTCGAGCGCAGGGAAAAGAGATGAAAGTCTTGGCAGGGCAGACTTGACCTTGAGTTTTGCGGATATCATTGCTTACATTAAGCCTCAATGGTTTGTTATGGAGAACGTTGAGAGGATTGCCAAAAGTCAAGTTTTGAGATCAGCACTACAGATATTCAAAGAAAGTGAATATGGCTTAACTTCTGTAATGCTTGATGCGAGTTTGTGTGGTGTTCCTCAAGTTAGAAAGCGATATTTTCTAATTGGTCAACTTCATGGAATAGACGATGCTTTGAATTATTACTTAAGAAAAAATCAGTCAAAAAAACCTATGACGGTCTTTGATTACTTAGGTCACAGTTTGGGAATTGAGTATTTCTATCGTCATCCTAGAAGCTATAAGAGGAGAGCTGTTTTTAGTATTTATGAACCTAGTCCAACAGTTCGCGGAGTTAATCGACCAATTCCAAAAACATATAAGAAGCATAAGGGAGACCCATGTGATATTACTGAAGACTTACGACCTTTAACTACTATTGAGCGGAGCTATATCCAAACATTTCCTAAAACCTTCAAATTTGAGGGGAATAAGACAGACTTAGAGCAAATGATTGGCAATGCGGTTCCCGTAAAGCTTGCCGAGTACGTAGCCAAATGTATTCTTGAATATATTAGAGATGACTCTAATAATGTTTATCATTTTCCCGATATTCAGTTGAAGTTATTTGAGAGTATTTATGGTTATGGCAGGCATGTTTGA
- a CDS encoding polymer-forming cytoskeletal protein, giving the protein MLRRKQTPTSPLTYIAAASEFQGNLHVEGNLRVDGIIHGTVEVLGTMEVTATGLVEGPEIRAHNLVVHGVVKARVTLTGELLLSGTARLEGDVVANALDIAPGAMYVGYIETKDAAKVTLPAAAAVPGLAPSKDE; this is encoded by the coding sequence ATGCTGAGACGAAAGCAAACCCCAACTAGCCCTTTAACCTATATCGCCGCTGCGAGCGAGTTTCAGGGAAACCTCCACGTTGAGGGTAACCTGCGAGTTGATGGTATTATTCATGGCACGGTCGAAGTTCTAGGAACGATGGAAGTTACCGCTACTGGGTTAGTGGAAGGCCCAGAAATCCGTGCTCATAATTTGGTTGTGCATGGTGTAGTCAAAGCTAGGGTCACACTGACGGGTGAATTGCTCCTGAGTGGCACGGCACGGCTAGAGGGTGACGTGGTTGCCAATGCTTTAGATATTGCCCCTGGAGCTATGTATGTTGGTTACATCGAGACTAAAGATGCTGCAAAGGTGACTCTCCCTGCTGCTGCTGCTGTGCCTGGGTTAGCGCCTAGCAAAGATGAGTAA
- a CDS encoding ParB/RepB/Spo0J family partition protein, translating into MTRKRDQPFRQIKAQGLDALFGDAPPPAGEYISLDQIVLPAQQPRRYFDPHKMAQLVQSVKTHGILEPLIVRPLPDGRYELVAGERRYRAAREVGLTEVPIVKRDLTDQEAQQFALVENLQREDLNPVEETEGILHLLAINLNCEIADVSSLLYRMNNAALGNIKEESNHNVMISDEATIVQDVFQGLGLMSWESFVRNRLPLLKLPEDVLEALRQGQLAYTKAKEIARIKDSTLRQELLQTAIAEDLSLADIRTRIAERMTKLETTPPSSLKQRFKTIVRQVSKSNLWDDPKKSKQLEKLLSQLEAML; encoded by the coding sequence ATGACCCGCAAACGCGACCAACCATTTCGTCAAATCAAGGCCCAGGGCCTAGATGCACTGTTTGGAGATGCACCACCACCAGCAGGTGAATACATTTCCCTAGACCAGATTGTTTTACCAGCGCAACAACCCCGTCGCTATTTCGACCCTCACAAGATGGCGCAACTGGTGCAGTCGGTGAAAACTCACGGCATCTTGGAGCCATTGATTGTGCGTCCTTTACCCGATGGTCGTTATGAGTTAGTAGCCGGAGAGCGGCGCTATCGGGCTGCCCGTGAGGTGGGGTTAACGGAGGTGCCGATCGTCAAGCGTGACCTCACTGACCAAGAGGCACAGCAATTTGCCCTTGTGGAAAATCTTCAGCGGGAAGACCTAAACCCCGTCGAAGAAACAGAGGGAATTTTGCACCTGTTGGCCATTAACCTGAACTGTGAGATTGCTGACGTGTCATCCCTGCTCTATCGCATGAACAATGCTGCCTTAGGAAACATTAAGGAAGAATCTAATCATAACGTTATGATTAGCGACGAGGCGACGATCGTCCAGGATGTGTTTCAAGGCTTAGGGCTAATGAGCTGGGAATCATTTGTACGCAATCGCCTCCCCCTGCTGAAGTTACCTGAAGACGTACTAGAGGCATTGCGCCAAGGCCAGCTTGCCTATACTAAAGCCAAGGAAATTGCCCGCATTAAGGACTCTACATTACGGCAAGAACTGCTACAAACCGCGATCGCGGAGGATTTATCTCTCGCTGATATCCGCACTCGCATTGCTGAACGGATGACCAAGCTAGAAACTACTCCACCATCATCCCTAAAGCAACGGTTCAAGACTATCGTTCGGCAAGTCAGTAAATCTAACCTTTGGGATGACCCCAAAAAAAGCAAGCAACTGGAAAAACTGTTGTCGCAATTAGAGGCAATGCTGTAA
- the mnmH gene encoding tRNA 2-selenouridine(34) synthase MnmH: MSETVTIDDFFRAPGVILDVRSPAEYADGHIPGAVSFPLFSDEERALVGTCYKQQGRDLAIELGLELVGPKLATFVRQAKQLTADRTLRIHCWRGGMRSSSMAWLLETAGFSTTVLTGGYKAFRQWVRQTLAIPKPILTLGGMTGTGKTAVLTALAALGEQVLDLEAYAHHRGSSYGSLGLPPQPTQEQFENHVALAWAALDAQRPIWIEAESRRIGLCRIPDELFQPMMRAPVVQIVRSRSERIALLLAEYGSADPEGLVAATERLRKRLGGLRTQQAVEFIRTGQLAAAIDLVLDYYDKTYTYDLQKRQVPIYTINATGLDAQQTAQLLTEKAAFGHFQREN, encoded by the coding sequence ATGTCTGAGACTGTCACCATTGACGACTTTTTCCGAGCACCCGGAGTGATTCTGGATGTCCGCAGTCCGGCTGAATATGCTGATGGGCATATTCCTGGAGCCGTCAGTTTTCCCCTTTTCAGCGATGAAGAACGAGCGCTAGTGGGTACTTGCTACAAGCAGCAGGGGCGAGACTTGGCGATCGAACTAGGCTTAGAACTGGTTGGCCCCAAGTTAGCTACCTTCGTCCGACAAGCTAAGCAACTGACAGCCGATCGCACCCTGCGAATTCACTGTTGGCGAGGGGGAATGCGCAGCAGCAGCATGGCTTGGTTACTGGAGACGGCTGGTTTTTCCACCACTGTGCTGACGGGCGGATATAAGGCATTTCGCCAATGGGTACGCCAAACCCTGGCAATTCCCAAACCTATCCTGACCTTGGGCGGCATGACAGGTACAGGCAAAACTGCTGTGCTGACTGCATTAGCGGCACTGGGTGAACAAGTATTGGATTTAGAAGCCTATGCCCATCATCGGGGCAGTAGCTATGGCAGCTTGGGATTGCCCCCACAACCAACCCAAGAGCAGTTTGAAAACCATGTTGCTCTGGCATGGGCTGCCTTGGATGCTCAGCGCCCAATTTGGATTGAGGCCGAAAGTCGTCGGATTGGACTGTGTCGTATACCCGATGAGTTATTTCAGCCCATGATGCGTGCGCCGGTAGTGCAAATTGTTCGATCGCGGTCTGAACGCATTGCCCTGTTGCTAGCAGAATATGGCTCTGCAGACCCTGAAGGCTTAGTCGCTGCAACTGAACGTCTGCGCAAGCGGTTGGGTGGTCTGCGCACTCAACAAGCTGTGGAGTTTATTCGCACAGGACAGCTAGCCGCTGCGATCGACCTAGTGCTGGATTATTACGACAAAACCTACACCTATGACTTGCAAAAACGTCAAGTCCCGATTTACACAATCAACGCTACTGGGTTGGATGCTCAACAAACTGCTCAACTGCTAACCGAGAAAGCCGCCTTTGGTCATTTTCAAAGGGAGAATTGA
- the codB gene encoding cytosine permease, with the protein MTTESLVIDQSQAEEDYPLSPVPMSARRPIWSLAPLLMGFTLTSTTLFAGGKLGNAFKFTDIIWITIVGNLLLGIYCATLGFITARSGLNTVLMARFSFGNIGCRWVDFILGFTQIGWFAVTNAFVADALNTLVGMPKSLNWLVILFVTYAFCATAYFGYTAMDWLSRLAVPAMLILIGISMTIATKDAGSFAQLQAITPKEQLAAGAALAVVIGSFISGGTQATNWSRFADTPKNAILSTLAAFTFVNGSLVFIGAFCTLVYGSQDIVEAMAKQGILFAGLILLILNVWTTQDNTIYAFSVAGANFFRNSKRNLFVLGGATLALILSLAGIYSLLIPYLIFLGAVIPPVGGIVMVDFWLRHQGQFPPLESRLPAFNWAGAIAYVVASVVAYLSGQMNLGVAPINGIVVAAILYAILIKMIPQPIREPVQEPVQES; encoded by the coding sequence ATGACAACAGAATCATTAGTTATTGACCAGTCTCAAGCTGAGGAAGATTATCCACTTTCCCCAGTGCCCATGAGCGCTCGTCGCCCCATTTGGTCGTTGGCACCACTGTTAATGGGCTTTACTCTCACATCCACGACTCTATTTGCAGGCGGCAAACTCGGCAATGCCTTCAAGTTCACTGACATTATCTGGATCACGATCGTAGGCAATCTTCTCCTGGGCATTTATTGCGCAACCCTCGGTTTTATTACAGCCCGTAGTGGGTTGAACACAGTCCTCATGGCCCGATTTAGCTTTGGCAATATTGGTTGCCGCTGGGTCGATTTTATTCTCGGTTTTACCCAAATCGGCTGGTTCGCGGTCACCAATGCCTTCGTTGCTGATGCTCTCAACACCCTAGTGGGAATGCCAAAATCTCTCAACTGGCTGGTGATTTTATTCGTCACTTATGCATTTTGTGCTACTGCCTACTTTGGCTATACTGCAATGGATTGGCTCAGTCGCCTAGCTGTGCCTGCTATGTTGATCTTGATTGGCATCAGCATGACGATCGCCACCAAAGATGCTGGTAGCTTTGCCCAACTGCAAGCGATTACCCCTAAAGAACAACTGGCAGCAGGTGCCGCCCTTGCCGTCGTCATTGGTTCGTTTATTTCTGGGGGCACCCAAGCTACCAACTGGAGCCGTTTTGCTGATACCCCCAAAAACGCCATCTTGAGCACCCTGGCTGCTTTTACCTTTGTCAACGGTAGCCTCGTCTTCATTGGTGCCTTTTGCACCCTGGTTTATGGCAGCCAAGACATTGTAGAAGCCATGGCTAAGCAGGGTATTCTGTTCGCGGGCTTGATTCTTCTCATCCTCAACGTGTGGACAACCCAAGACAACACTATTTACGCCTTCTCTGTGGCAGGGGCAAACTTCTTTCGCAATAGCAAGCGCAACTTATTCGTGTTGGGTGGGGCAACCTTAGCCTTAATTCTGTCCTTAGCTGGCATCTACAGCCTACTGATTCCCTATCTGATTTTTCTAGGTGCCGTCATTCCTCCCGTGGGGGGTATTGTCATGGTAGACTTTTGGCTACGTCATCAGGGCCAGTTTCCTCCCCTAGAGTCCAGGCTACCAGCCTTCAACTGGGCTGGTGCAATTGCCTATGTGGTTGCTTCGGTAGTTGCCTATCTATCGGGGCAGATGAATCTTGGGGTGGCTCCTATTAATGGTATTGTCGTAGCGGCTATTCTCTACGCCATCTTGATAAAGATGATTCCTCAGCCAATTCGAGAGCCAGTTCAAGAGCCAGTTCAAGAGAGCTGA
- a CDS encoding ester cyclase, translating into MTDQESNKDLIKRWITNGNRGFSDSFEDYIASNFIGHSRRGLIGFHELQRLELAFVDAFPDANYAIEDLIAENDRVVLRVTTRGTHRKMFHGVAPTNRYVEFSGIVIYRIRDNKIVECWDEIDVASLWQQITE; encoded by the coding sequence ATGACAGATCAAGAAAGCAATAAAGATCTCATTAAACGTTGGATTACTAATGGTAATCGTGGATTTTCTGATAGTTTTGAAGACTATATTGCTTCCAACTTTATTGGACATAGTAGACGTGGTTTGATTGGTTTTCACGAACTTCAACGGTTGGAATTAGCATTTGTGGATGCATTTCCTGATGCCAACTATGCCATAGAGGACTTAATTGCTGAAAATGATAGAGTTGTGCTGCGCGTCACCACAAGGGGAACCCACAGGAAAATGTTTCATGGTGTTGCTCCTACTAACCGATATGTAGAGTTTTCTGGAATCGTGATTTATAGAATCCGAGACAACAAAATTGTGGAGTGTTGGGATGAAATAGACGTTGCTAGTTTGTGGCAGCAAATTACTGAGTGA
- a CDS encoding AAA family ATPase encodes MSRVIALFNQAGGVGKSSVTMNLGYSLAQHDRRVLLVDLDPQASLTLFMGLEPSELQQTIYESLLEDKELAIHSNLHGMDLVPANIRLSGAELELVTADMRDLRLKEALRPAQKHYDFILVDCPPSLGILSYISLVAAHYVLVPIQTQYKAFCGTEMLLSTVARVRSRANRTLKIAGFIPTMYTARNSQDVRALEAIQQQMAEFGTVFAPIVRATAFADAAEAHQPLAIYSPRHPSLEIFDDIATYLESLS; translated from the coding sequence ATGAGTCGGGTAATTGCCCTGTTTAACCAAGCGGGAGGCGTAGGTAAATCTAGTGTGACGATGAACCTAGGCTATAGCCTCGCTCAGCACGATCGGCGTGTGTTATTGGTAGACCTTGACCCCCAAGCTTCCTTAACTCTATTCATGGGGCTAGAACCCTCAGAATTGCAACAAACCATCTACGAGTCCTTGCTGGAAGACAAAGAACTGGCTATTCACAGCAATCTGCACGGCATGGATCTTGTACCAGCCAACATTCGCTTGAGTGGGGCTGAACTGGAACTGGTTACTGCTGACATGCGCGACCTACGTCTGAAGGAAGCCTTGAGGCCAGCCCAAAAACACTATGACTTCATCTTGGTGGATTGTCCTCCTAGTCTGGGAATTCTAAGCTACATTAGCTTGGTAGCAGCCCACTATGTGTTGGTGCCTATCCAAACGCAATACAAGGCGTTTTGTGGTACGGAAATGTTACTGAGCACAGTGGCGCGGGTACGATCGCGGGCTAACCGCACTCTCAAAATAGCTGGTTTTATCCCTACAATGTACACTGCTCGTAACTCTCAGGATGTGCGGGCCTTGGAGGCCATTCAACAGCAGATGGCTGAGTTTGGGACGGTGTTTGCACCGATCGTCCGTGCTACTGCCTTTGCTGATGCTGCCGAAGCCCACCAACCCTTAGCCATCTACAGTCCTCGCCATCCATCCCTAGAAATCTTCGATGACATTGCTACCTACTTAGAAAGCCTATCTTAG
- a CDS encoding Hsp20/alpha crystallin family protein, translating to MMGTQGENAMVVMRWQPIVEFGSLQRQIDQLFEDLTPNGNHSNGNRAPWVPAVEIKELPEALKVRALLPGVRQEDLDIQVTRESVLISGDYRSDAEETKGYHRSEFTYGKFRRVVALPMPVDNTNVQASLEHGVLTLILPKAPEVINRVVKVNVGDVPTEAN from the coding sequence ATGATGGGAACGCAAGGAGAAAACGCTATGGTAGTAATGCGCTGGCAACCGATCGTGGAATTTGGCTCTCTACAACGTCAGATTGACCAACTGTTTGAAGACCTAACCCCTAATGGCAACCACAGTAACGGCAATCGTGCCCCTTGGGTTCCGGCTGTAGAAATTAAGGAGTTGCCTGAAGCCCTGAAGGTACGCGCCCTGTTGCCTGGTGTTCGCCAAGAAGACCTTGATATCCAAGTCACTCGTGAGTCTGTGTTGATTAGTGGCGACTACCGCAGCGATGCAGAAGAAACCAAGGGATATCATCGCTCTGAGTTTACCTATGGCAAGTTCCGCCGGGTGGTAGCGCTACCGATGCCCGTAGACAACACTAACGTCCAAGCTAGTCTGGAGCATGGTGTGTTGACTCTAATTCTGCCCAAGGCACCTGAGGTCATCAACCGCGTGGTGAAAGTGAACGTGGGCGATGTGCCAACTGAAGCGAACTAG
- the hpxZ gene encoding oxalurate catabolism protein HpxZ, protein MMEINQPAIIAEVTALYQRYETALCENDLETMDALFWDSPDVIRFGATENLYGIEAIRAFRQARGPATLRIQREVKNFKVLAIGTDVAMVTLEFYGGVVGKPPHNGRQTQLWHRFPGVGWRIISAHVSWLPT, encoded by the coding sequence ATGATGGAGATCAATCAACCTGCGATTATAGCTGAGGTCACTGCTCTGTATCAGCGCTATGAAACCGCATTGTGTGAGAACGATTTAGAGACCATGGATGCTCTATTTTGGGATTCCCCTGACGTTATCCGCTTTGGTGCCACTGAGAACTTATACGGCATTGAGGCTATCCGAGCCTTTCGGCAAGCGAGAGGGCCAGCAACGTTGCGAATTCAGCGAGAGGTAAAAAACTTCAAGGTGTTGGCGATCGGCACTGATGTAGCTATGGTCACCCTAGAGTTCTATGGCGGTGTTGTGGGTAAGCCGCCGCATAATGGTCGTCAGACCCAGCTTTGGCATCGTTTCCCTGGTGTAGGCTGGCGCATTATCTCTGCCCATGTTTCCTGGTTGCCAACCTGA
- a CDS encoding chorismate pyruvate-lyase family protein — translation MLSPFQRILLTTDGTVTDILEAYLFEQIQVVKLAEALHPSPQAIPELDLPSGTEVIDRKILLKGKISQRHFIYAESIIVPSRLDDQFRHELLKTRTPIGKIWLDQRVETFKEIIISGKEPAQDLADYFSIAPDDSLLFRTYRVISNRQATMLITEKFPESYFRRDF, via the coding sequence ATGCTGAGTCCATTCCAGCGCATTCTGTTGACGACAGACGGCACGGTCACTGACATTTTAGAAGCGTACCTGTTTGAGCAAATTCAAGTGGTGAAGCTGGCGGAAGCTCTGCATCCTAGCCCGCAGGCTATTCCAGAGTTGGATTTACCATCAGGGACGGAAGTGATTGATCGCAAAATTCTGCTCAAAGGCAAAATTAGCCAGCGCCACTTCATCTATGCCGAGTCAATCATTGTTCCTAGTCGGTTGGATGATCAGTTTCGCCATGAGTTACTAAAGACACGCACGCCGATCGGCAAAATTTGGCTGGATCAAAGGGTGGAAACTTTTAAGGAGATTATCATCTCTGGCAAAGAACCTGCTCAGGACTTAGCTGACTATTTCAGTATTGCTCCCGATGATTCGTTATTGTTCCGCACTTACCGCGTGATTTCTAATCGTCAAGCTACAATGCTGATTACCGAAAAGTTTCCCGAAAGCTACTTCCGGCGAGATTTTTGA
- a CDS encoding cupin domain-containing protein — MTVLKREEGQRVQVLSDTVCIKLRSEHSPNRMVVVTVDVPPNGFVPPHTHAQEEESYYMLEGSMIMYVDDAEFTVEPGDFVHVPVGIPHGYRNKSGQSIKFLAWTIGGAIDDFFIETSEHIKNLPDDLPRLPVILEKYGIQIVESAKV, encoded by the coding sequence ATGACAGTGCTGAAGCGTGAAGAAGGTCAACGTGTACAAGTTTTGAGTGATACGGTGTGCATCAAATTAAGATCTGAGCACTCTCCTAACCGCATGGTTGTGGTCACCGTTGATGTTCCACCTAATGGCTTTGTTCCTCCCCATACCCATGCTCAAGAAGAAGAAAGCTACTACATGCTAGAAGGGTCAATGATCATGTATGTAGATGATGCTGAGTTTACAGTGGAACCAGGTGACTTTGTGCATGTTCCTGTAGGAATACCACACGGATATAGGAACAAGTCTGGTCAATCCATCAAGTTTCTTGCATGGACGATTGGAGGTGCTATTGATGACTTCTTTATAGAAACCTCAGAACATATTAAAAATTTGCCTGATGATTTACCTAGGCTGCCTGTAATTCTTGAGAAGTATGGAATTCAAATAGTTGAATCAGCAAAAGTTTAG
- a CDS encoding tetratricopeptide repeat protein — translation MMKQVYCSAMLAGAVWILGELPASNVMPVLAQVTQVNAVELMNRGVDKAERGDLQGAIADYTQAIRLQPKFSPAYYNRGIAYYKLGNKQAALADFSAAIQVNQNWEGQAMANAYYNRATVRYDLADMKGAIADYTQAIRLQPNYAAAYLNRGNAKDDSGDAQGAIADYTQAIRIDANYANAYYNRGNTYRRLGDRQRALADLQRASELYQQQGEMARYQETLRLLQTLRLQTSQR, via the coding sequence ATGATGAAGCAGGTATATTGCTCTGCGATGTTGGCAGGGGCAGTCTGGATATTGGGTGAGCTACCAGCTAGCAATGTGATGCCTGTGCTGGCACAGGTGACTCAGGTGAATGCTGTTGAATTGATGAATCGGGGAGTAGATAAGGCCGAGCGGGGTGATTTGCAAGGGGCGATCGCCGACTATACCCAAGCGATTCGCCTGCAACCTAAATTTTCTCCGGCCTACTACAACCGGGGTATTGCTTACTACAAGCTGGGGAACAAGCAGGCAGCGCTGGCTGACTTTTCTGCGGCCATTCAAGTGAACCAAAACTGGGAGGGTCAGGCGATGGCCAATGCCTACTATAACCGGGCAACAGTTCGCTATGATTTGGCTGATATGAAGGGTGCGATCGCCGACTACACCCAAGCGATTCGCCTGCAACCCAACTATGCGGCTGCTTACCTGAACCGCGGTAACGCTAAGGACGATAGTGGGGATGCTCAGGGTGCGATCGCCGATTACACCCAAGCGATTCGCATTGACGCAAACTATGCCAACGCCTACTACAACCGAGGTAACACCTATCGGCGCTTGGGCGATCGTCAACGGGCACTAGCTGACCTCCAGCGGGCTAGTGAACTGTATCAGCAGCAAGGAGAAATGGCACGCTATCAAGAAACATTGCGACTGCTCCAGACGTTACGGCTACAGACATCCCAACGGTAA